Proteins from a single region of Natrialbaceae archaeon AArc-T1-2:
- a CDS encoding XF1762 family protein, protein MKDPISVPDSVSNLKLTRERSRNEINDFLESDMVDHKLGGIPGWKAAFGARYESNLIAVCVLGRPVARMVDENKEISITRFGSRPERPSNTGSWLIACARKWAFLEGYQRISAHAGVAGNKGTIYSAAGFKLAREENAQGDSWQSREGRSSVDDFVRRKWIYQLRD, encoded by the coding sequence ATGAAAGATCCAATATCAGTACCTGACTCTGTATCGAATCTCAAACTAACCCGAGAGCGAAGCCGAAATGAGATCAACGATTTCCTCGAGTCGGATATGGTAGACCACAAATTGGGAGGTATCCCTGGATGGAAAGCTGCTTTCGGAGCTCGTTATGAGTCTAATCTAATTGCAGTCTGTGTTCTCGGCCGACCTGTGGCTCGAATGGTCGATGAAAATAAAGAAATCTCAATTACGCGGTTCGGATCGCGACCTGAAAGACCATCAAACACGGGTTCGTGGCTTATCGCTTGCGCCCGAAAGTGGGCGTTCTTAGAGGGGTATCAACGGATCTCTGCTCACGCTGGAGTAGCAGGTAACAAGGGGACGATTTATTCCGCGGCGGGTTTCAAGCTAGCTCGGGAAGAGAACGCCCAAGGTGATAGTTGGCAGTCGCGCGAAGGCCGGTCCTCAGTTGACGATTTTGTTCGTCGCAAGTGGATTTATCAATTGCGTGATTGA
- a CDS encoding ribonuclease H-like domain-containing protein, translated as MTHILAVSDWRSQPIDDLYTILETVEPTPDLLLYAGDDLSRFKNADTDTDHLAELARLTKHQQSLYVRGNDDFPPSTGPQFDTEFTTDLHRTPYTYEDLVFIGQEGSTQGPGLITYSEDDVQQHLSEQRTACEDRTPILVTHTPPFGILDIGKRFGQQHIGSKAVRSFIDDIQPPATVCGHCHQFGGRVETLDYGTVINIASHDGLDDPGRYALITIDASNESIEYEFYDTRHLLGSRLTDLVQIGRNRVEQFSELGITSPDEITEERRAELEALPGASSWHVDRWIAHREAFENDEVVILNKSAFDDLHDTEPLLLDIETDLQQDRIWLVGTYSYQNDAYRQFFDPDEESGLLQELSEYLDDHGSEPIIYYGGNYFDEQCLSRRFDEHGITEGINHLERAHDLGITAQQELFGPFNRYKLDVVSNALGFEYQDPTVDGFVVGSKYTRYLLDGEEPDWDRLKQYNIDDVTALRTIVGHIRS; from the coding sequence ATGACCCACATACTTGCCGTATCTGACTGGCGCTCTCAACCGATTGACGATCTCTACACCATTCTCGAAACTGTAGAACCAACTCCAGATCTACTACTGTATGCCGGCGACGACCTCTCACGTTTCAAAAACGCCGATACTGACACAGATCATCTTGCAGAACTTGCTCGCCTCACGAAGCACCAACAATCACTCTATGTCCGAGGAAACGACGACTTCCCCCCGTCAACCGGTCCGCAATTCGATACGGAATTTACCACCGACCTCCACAGGACACCATACACCTACGAGGACCTCGTGTTCATCGGTCAGGAAGGATCAACCCAAGGTCCTGGTCTCATCACCTATTCCGAGGACGACGTCCAACAGCACCTTTCCGAACAACGCACCGCTTGTGAAGACAGAACCCCGATTCTTGTCACTCACACCCCTCCTTTCGGCATTCTCGATATCGGTAAGCGATTCGGTCAACAACATATCGGGTCGAAGGCCGTCAGGAGCTTCATAGACGACATCCAGCCCCCAGCCACCGTCTGCGGTCATTGCCATCAATTCGGAGGCAGAGTTGAAACCCTCGATTACGGCACGGTGATCAACATTGCATCCCACGACGGATTAGACGACCCAGGAAGATACGCACTCATCACTATCGACGCCTCGAACGAGTCTATCGAATACGAGTTCTACGACACTCGCCATCTGCTAGGAAGCCGCCTGACTGATCTCGTCCAGATCGGGAGAAACCGAGTGGAACAGTTCAGTGAGTTAGGAATCACTAGCCCAGATGAGATTACCGAAGAACGGCGTGCCGAACTCGAAGCCCTCCCTGGAGCCTCGTCATGGCACGTGGACCGGTGGATTGCTCATCGAGAGGCTTTCGAAAACGATGAGGTCGTGATTCTAAACAAGTCCGCCTTCGACGACCTTCACGATACGGAGCCTCTCCTCTTGGACATAGAAACGGACCTTCAGCAGGATCGGATCTGGCTGGTCGGCACCTACAGCTACCAAAACGATGCGTACCGACAATTCTTCGATCCGGACGAGGAGTCAGGACTCCTTCAGGAGCTGTCTGAGTACCTTGATGATCATGGCTCCGAGCCAATCATCTATTACGGAGGGAACTACTTCGATGAACAGTGTCTAAGTCGAAGGTTCGACGAACACGGCATTACTGAGGGGATCAACCATCTGGAGCGAGCACACGACCTCGGGATAACTGCCCAACAGGAACTCTTCGGGCCCTTCAATCGGTATAAATTGGACGTCGTATCGAATGCACTGGGGTTTGAATATCAAGACCCGACCGTCGATGGATTTGTGGTCGGGAGCAAGTACACGCGATATCTCCTTGACGGCGAAGAACCAGACTGGGATCGACTCAAACAGTACAATATCGACGATGTAACGGCGCTGAGAACAATCGTCGGTCACATCAGATCGTAG